A region of the Phaeodactylum tricornutum CCAP 1055/1 chromosome 1, whole genome shotgun sequence genome:
GTGCATTTCACTATTTGTTGATGGAAATTTTCCATGTACCCTCGCAACGTAGAGTTTGTCGACGGTTCCTTCGGAAAGACACCTATGAAATATACGAGCAACAGCAGAGCTTTTACAGCAAAGAGTCAACCCGCTTGTCACTCGATCGGTTCGGTGTACAGGCTTTAGCGAGCCGCATTGAAGCCCAACTTGAGCCTCTACCATTATCGTCAAGGAATTCGATAAAAATGGGCCGGCTGGGTGTACGGGGACGGAGGATGGCTTATTGCACACATAAACTGCAGCGTCGGAGTCGGCATTCAATCCGTATTCTGCGGCCACAAGTGCATGTAACTGAATCTTTGTTACAATGATTTTTTCGGGGACGATTACAGGGGCTTCATGCCAGTGAATCACTCTGCTCACAATGTCGGATGGTTTGAGCTGTAGTTCTACACATTCTAGCAGCGACACAGCGCGGTCATTCAATCGTAGCAGACCATGCTCTAGTATTTTTTCAAGAGCACCTGGCTTGGATAGTCCAGGGAATTCGTTTGTGACCATATCGACGATTGAATGTCCGCACCACTTCGCTTTAACAAAACAATTCAAAATTCTTGTGAAGTTTGGCGGGGCCCTGATTCCCGTGTCAGGATCTCTAAAGGCAGATGATGGGAGCCGCAGCTCTGAATTGATCTGTAAAATCTGACGTGCCTTCTTCTTTGGGTGTACCGTCTTGGAAAGGACAACTGTCGCTACAGCATTTTCCCATACTTCATATTTTAGCTGAACGGTAGCCCTTTGATCACGTatctctttccttttcagTCCGTGAAACCCCCAGCAATCACCAGAGCAGTCCCAGGTACTACAGTTACGACACTTGGGTCGACAGGGTGCATTTTCCACATCATTGATGTCTTCACCGAGCCCCATTATGTGTTCATCGATACGAGCAATCTGTTTCAGCAATGTTTTACGCTTTTGACGAAAACGCCGTCCAATTGAAATGCCCTCAAAATGACTAAGAAGCTCGCTGCGCTGTTCATTCAGTTTCTTCTTATCAAAGTATCGAAGATCTGTAAAATAACAGGTTTTCAAATGCAAATGGTTGACACAGTGATATTCCAATATGTCGTCTTGGCAATTCTGACAGACCAAACACGGTTCCCGACAAACTGTGCAAACGCAGTGAGGATCAAAACAATCGTAGGATCGGGAGCAGTTCACGCACTTTCCTATAGTGTCGCTCAATGCTTGGTCATCATAACTTGCACGCTCCACCTCTGTTTGTTGGTCTTTTCCCAGCTTTATCTCTTCCCCTGAAGCAGCTTGTCGACCGTCAAAAACAAAATTTTTTCCTTTCCAAATATCATTGGCGGCACCTCCAAACTCCTCGAGATATTTATGAATACCTCCCTGTAAATGTTGGACAGATTTTACGGAAGGAATTTCCTTTCTTATGTACGCGGAGGCC
Encoded here:
- a CDS encoding predicted protein, which codes for DAAVYVCNKPSSVPVHPAGPFLSNSLTIMVEAQVGLQCGSLKPVHRTDRVTSGLTLCCKSSAVARIFHRCLSEGTVDKLYVARVHGKFPSTNSEMHLDAAVHTLDPANGVRIVDSAGKPSKSVFKLVDFNQAENVSVIACQPITGRNHQLRVHLQMLGYPIVNDTQYG